The Methylocella tundrae genome contains the following window.
GCGCGACGGATTGGTCGCCGTCGAAGGCTGGGCCAAGAGCTCGGAGCTGAACGCGCTCGAACTCGGCCGGCGCTTCGAGGACGCGGGCGTTTCCGCCATTATTTATACCGACATTGCCCGCGACGGCATTTTGCAGGGTCTCAATATGGAGGCGACGCTGGCGCTGGCGGACGCCGTCGACATTCCCGTCATCGCTTCAGGGGGCCTCGCCTCGCTCGCCGACGTCGAGCGGCTTTTGCAGCCAGATTGCGCCAGACTTGCCGGCGCAATCACTGGGCGAGCGCTCTATGACGGAAGGCTTGATCCGGCCGAGGCTCTGGCGCTGATCGCGCGGGCGGGCGCCGATGCTTAAATCCCGTATCATCCCCTGCCTCGACGTCAAGGACGGCCGCGTCGTCAAGGGCGTTAATTTCGTCGATCTGCGCGACGCCGGCGATCCGGTCGAATGCGCAATCGCCTATGACGCCGCCGGCGCCGACGAATTGTGCTTTCTCGACATCACTGCGAGCTCCGACGATCGCCCGATCCTGCTCGACGTCGTGCGGCGCACGGCTGAGGCCTGCTTCATGCCGCTGACCGTCGGCGGCGGCGTCAGAACCCTCGACGACATTCGCGCGCTTCTGCTTGCCGGCGCGGACAAGGCCTCGATCATGACGGCGGCGGTCGCCAATCGCGGCTTCGTGCGCGAGGCGGCGGAAAAATTCGGCAGCCAATGCATTGTCGTGGCGATCGACGCCAAACAGACGGCGCCCGGAAAATGGGAGATTTTCACCCACGGCGGGCGCAAGCCGACCGGCCTCGACGCCATTGGCTACGCGAGGGAAGTCGTCTCGCTTGGCGCCGGCGAAATTCTTCTGACGTCGATGGACCGCGACGGCTCGAAGAGCGGGTTTGATCTCGCCCTGACGCGCGCTGTCACCAACGCCGTCAACGTGCCCGTCGTAGCGTCCGGCGGCGTCGGCGAACTGCGCCATCTGGTCGAAGGCATCAGCGAGGGCGGGGCGACGGCCGTGCTCGCCGCCTCGATCTTTCACTTCGGCGAATTCACCATCGCCGAGGCAAAGCATTATATGGCGAAATCCGGATTGCGGATGCGGCTGGATGGACTAGGGTAAACGCTTCCGATATCAGGACAAATGGATGAAGCCGTTCAGCCTTGATGACCTAGCCGCCATCATTTCCGCGCGCGGAAACGCCACTTCGGCTGCGTCCTACACCAAGTCGCTTCTCGACGCGGGTCCAGCCCGCGCCGCCAAGAAATTCGGCGAAGAGGCGGTGGAGCTCGTCATCGCCGCGATTGAGGGCGAAAAACAGGCGATCGTCAGCGAAAGCGCCGACGTTCTCTACCATCTCCTGGTCTTGCTGCGTCTCGGCGATGTTTCCCTGAGCGAGGTGCTGGGCGAACTCGAGCTTCGAACCAGCCAGTCCGGACATCAGGAAAAAGCTTCCCGCCAGAGCGCCTCGCGATGACGCCTCCCGTCGATTTGAAGTTTCCGCCCCAGGCGGGATCTGAAGAGCATATGTTCGCCGGACTGTCGGAGGGCCTGGTGATGGATGAGCGCGCCGCCGCCGGAGCCGCCGAGGTTCTTTTATCGCCCTATCATCGCTTCAGCCGCGCCGAATGGGCGGCGCTGCGGGCCGATACGCCCCTCACCTTGACGATCGACGATCTGACGCGGCTGAGATCCCTGAACGATCCGATCTCCCTCGAAGAAGTCGTCGCGATCTATCTGCCGCTGTCGCGCCTGCTCGCGCTCTATGTCGCCGCGACGCAGGGCCTCTATAAGGCGACGCAGCGCTTCCTCGGCGCCGATGGCGGCAAGACGCCCTATATCATCGGTATCGCAGGCTCCGTTTCGGTCGGCAAGTCGACCCTCGCCCGCGTCATGCAGGCCCTGCTCTCGCGCTGGCCGAATACGCCGAAGGTTGATCTCGTCACCACGGATGGATTTCTGCATCCGAACGCCATGCTCGAGAGCGAAGGCCTGATGCAGAAAAAGGGCTTTCCGGAGAGCTATGACGGCACCGCGCTCCTGCGCTTTCTCTCGGACGTCAAGGCCGGCAGGCGCCATGTCGAAGCGCCCGTCTATTCGCATCTCACCTATGACGTCGTTCCGGGTGAAACCATCGTCGTCGATCGCCCCGACATTCTCATTGTGGAAGGGCTCAACGTCCTGCTGCCCAATCGGCCGGCGAAGGACGGCAGAGGGCTGCCTTTCGTTTCCGACTTTTTCGATTTTTCGATCTACCTGCACGCCGCGGAGAGCGATCTCGAACGCTGGTTCCTGGGGCGCTTCATGCGGCTGCGGGAAACCTCGTTTCGCGATCCGCAATCCTATTTCAGGAAATACGCCGATCTCAGCGGCGCCGAGGCCGAGGCGGCGGCGCGCGGCATCTGGACCCGGATCAACCTCGCCAATCTGCGCGAAAACCTTCTGCCGACCCGCGCGCGGGCAAGCCTTGTCCTGACCAAAGGCTCCAGCCACCGAATCGAGGAAGTCGAGCTGCGCAAGCTTTGAACGGAGCGCGTTCGAAGGCGCGCCGCCCCGCCTTGCGGCTGATTGCGCGGCGTTAAGGTCTTGACCTTCGCAAAACTCTCGTCAGAGTCCGCCCGGTTCGACAGACCCGCGCACGAGGTCTTGAACCCCGGGGAAACGCAAAATGCTCAAGACACTGATTTACGCCACAGCCATGGCCGCCGTCGCAGCCACGCCCGCGCTGGCGCTCAAAGTATCGAAATCTATCGAGATAGCCGCGCCGCCCGAAAAAGTATGGGAGACGATCGGCGAGTTCTGCGGCATTGCCGACTGGCATCCGGTTATCGAGAAATGCGAGCTCTCGACAAGGGGCGAAACGCAGATCCGCACGCTGAGCCTCAAGGGCGGCGGCTCGATCGTCGAGGAACAGGTGTCCCGAAACGACCCGAATATGAACTACACGTATAAAATCATCGAGAGCCCGCTCCCCGTGTCGGACTATGAATCAACGATCAAGGTGACGCCGAGCGGCGAAGGCTCCAAAGTGACATGGTGGGGCGAGTTCAAGGCCAAGGGCGCCGACGACGCCAAGGCCGAAGAAACCATAGGCGGCGTTTACGAGGCGGGCTTGAAAGGCATCGCCGACGAGGTCAAATAGGCGCGCCCGCCACAACTGGCGGAATTTTGCGAGCGCCTCGGGGCAATTTCAGCGCCCTGAGGCGTTGGCGTTCTTCCAAACCATGATTGAAAGCCCTAGCGATGGTTGCGAGCCGGGGTTATTTCTATAGACCAAAGCTCCGGGAACGGCTCGCCGGACACCCGCTGGCGTCGAAGGACGCCGACGCGGCTGACGCCTCCGGTTGATGATCCGGACGGATACTGCGGTAAGGAATAGGGATGGCATGAGAACTCTCGTCGGCGGCACAGAAAAGTTCGCCATAACCCTGACCGTTCGCCGCGAAGGGATCATCATTGCGCGTGCATCGCTGCCCCCGGGCAGGCGCCGCCAGGATTAGGCGCGGCCTCGCATCGCTCTTCATTCCACCTTTATCTTCGACCTTGCGGATGACTTTTGCCAACATTTGCAAGTGGCGGGATAATGATTTCGCGCCAGGAATTACCGTCTCATGAGTTTATTGGTTCCGGCTACTCCCGACGAGGTGGCGGCGAGCGTCGCGGAAGCGGCCCAGCTGCGCACGCCGCTCTCCATCAGCGGTCTCGGCTCAAAGGCGCAGCTTGGCGCGCCCTGGAACGCGGCGCGGCGGCTTGATCTTTCCGCGCTGAAGGGCGTCACCATGTATGAGCCGGAGGAACTTGTCGTTTCCGCGCTGGCGGCGACCCCGATCGAGGACATTGAGGCGATGCTCGCCGCCAAGGGTCAGGAGCTCGCCTTCGAGCCGATGTCCTTTGGCGCGCTCTATGGGACGGGGCCAGGCTCCCTCGGCGGCTGCCTGATGGCGAATGTGTCCGGTCCGCGCCGGATCAAGGCCGGCGCCGCGCGCGATCACGTGCTTGGCGTCAAGGGGGTCAACGGCCGAGGCGAAGCCTTCAAAGCGGGAGGAACCGTCGTCAAGAATGTCACGGGATATGATCTCTCGCGCGGTCTTGCCGGCTCTTTCGGCACGCTCGCGGTCGTCACCGAACTGACCTTCAAGGTGCTGCCCCGCGCGGAAACCACGGCTACGCTGGCGCTGGCGGGCCTCGCCCCGAAACGCGCGGTCGAGGCGCTTTGCCTTGCGATGGGGGCGCCGGTCGACGTTTCGGGCGCGGCGCATTTGCCGTCTTTCGCCGCCAACGCGCTTGGCTTTGCGGGTCCCGTCACGCTTTTACGGCTCGAAGGCTTCGCTCCCTCCGTCGATGAACGCTTCCATCGGCTGGGCTTGAGCCTCAAACCCTTCGCCAAGGCCGAACGCCTTGACGGCGCCGCCTCCATCGCTTTGTGGCGCGCAATCCGCGACGTCGCACCGCTCGCCGAGCCGCGTGACAAAATCATCTGGAAGATTTCAGTCGCTCCCACGGCCGGGCCGCCGGTCGCCGCGACGATCGGCAAGGTCTATCCAAGCGAGGCTCTGTTCGACTGGTCGGGCGGTCTCGTGTGGCTCGCGCTCACGCCCGATTGCGGGCCCGACTCGGGCGCGGAGCTGATCCGCGGCGCCATCGCCGTTCACGGCGGCGGCCACGCGACTCTCGTGCGCGCGCCGGCCGAAGTCCGGGCTGCGACGCGGGTGTTTCAGCCCCAGCCCCCGGCGCTGAAAGCCTTGTCGCAGAGATTGAAAGCAGAATTCGACCCGTTCGGCATCTTGGAGCCGGGACGGATGCAGGCCGAGGTTTGACATGCAGACGCATTTTTCTTTGGCCCAGCTGGCCGATCCGGGTATCGCTGAATCGGAGACGATTCTGCGCAAATGCGTGCATTGCGGCTTCTGCACGGCCACCTGTCCGACCTTCGTGCTCCTCGGCGACGAACTCGACAGCCCGCGCGGCCGCATCTATCTCATCAAACAGATGCTGGAAAATGACCGG
Protein-coding sequences here:
- a CDS encoding FAD-binding protein, encoding MSLLVPATPDEVAASVAEAAQLRTPLSISGLGSKAQLGAPWNAARRLDLSALKGVTMYEPEELVVSALAATPIEDIEAMLAAKGQELAFEPMSFGALYGTGPGSLGGCLMANVSGPRRIKAGAARDHVLGVKGVNGRGEAFKAGGTVVKNVTGYDLSRGLAGSFGTLAVVTELTFKVLPRAETTATLALAGLAPKRAVEALCLAMGAPVDVSGAAHLPSFAANALGFAGPVTLLRLEGFAPSVDERFHRLGLSLKPFAKAERLDGAASIALWRAIRDVAPLAEPRDKIIWKISVAPTAGPPVAATIGKVYPSEALFDWSGGLVWLALTPDCGPDSGAELIRGAIAVHGGGHATLVRAPAEVRAATRVFQPQPPALKALSQRLKAEFDPFGILEPGRMQAEV
- a CDS encoding phosphoribosyl-ATP diphosphatase; the encoded protein is MKPFSLDDLAAIISARGNATSAASYTKSLLDAGPARAAKKFGEEAVELVIAAIEGEKQAIVSESADVLYHLLVLLRLGDVSLSEVLGELELRTSQSGHQEKASRQSASR
- the coaA gene encoding type I pantothenate kinase, which produces MDERAAAGAAEVLLSPYHRFSRAEWAALRADTPLTLTIDDLTRLRSLNDPISLEEVVAIYLPLSRLLALYVAATQGLYKATQRFLGADGGKTPYIIGIAGSVSVGKSTLARVMQALLSRWPNTPKVDLVTTDGFLHPNAMLESEGLMQKKGFPESYDGTALLRFLSDVKAGRRHVEAPVYSHLTYDVVPGETIVVDRPDILIVEGLNVLLPNRPAKDGRGLPFVSDFFDFSIYLHAAESDLERWFLGRFMRLRETSFRDPQSYFRKYADLSGAEAEAAARGIWTRINLANLRENLLPTRARASLVLTKGSSHRIEEVELRKL
- the hisF gene encoding imidazole glycerol phosphate synthase subunit HisF; protein product: MLKSRIIPCLDVKDGRVVKGVNFVDLRDAGDPVECAIAYDAAGADELCFLDITASSDDRPILLDVVRRTAEACFMPLTVGGGVRTLDDIRALLLAGADKASIMTAAVANRGFVREAAEKFGSQCIVVAIDAKQTAPGKWEIFTHGGRKPTGLDAIGYAREVVSLGAGEILLTSMDRDGSKSGFDLALTRAVTNAVNVPVVASGGVGELRHLVEGISEGGATAVLAASIFHFGEFTIAEAKHYMAKSGLRMRLDGLG
- a CDS encoding SRPBCC family protein — encoded protein: MLKTLIYATAMAAVAATPALALKVSKSIEIAAPPEKVWETIGEFCGIADWHPVIEKCELSTRGETQIRTLSLKGGGSIVEEQVSRNDPNMNYTYKIIESPLPVSDYESTIKVTPSGEGSKVTWWGEFKAKGADDAKAEETIGGVYEAGLKGIADEVK